CGGGCGCGAGCGGGGCTCCTCGCGCAGCAGGGCGTCGTGGTTGTGACCGTCCAGGCGCATCGCACCGGGCAGGTGGCCCTGGGCATGGCGGGCGCTGTCGCGGGCATCGAGCAGCAGCGCGTCGGGATGGGCGGCCAGCCACTCGGGCAATTCGGCGGCGGTGAGGCGGCGGTGGGTCATCGTCGATCTGGCGGGTATCGCCAAGGGGTGGGGTTCAAGTGAGCGGCGCCGGGGATCGGCGCCGGCT
The Sphaerotilus microaerophilus DNA segment above includes these coding regions:
- a CDS encoding rhodanese-like domain-containing protein, translated to MTHRRLTAAELPEWLAAHPDALLLDARDSARHAQGHLPGAMRLDGHNHDALLREEPRSRPVLVYCYSGNSSQAWARLFAQAGFSEVADLAGGWVTWQLTAADRR